The genomic segment TTCCGTGGATATTGTGGATAACTTTCAGGAAAAAATGTAGAAAAATGTTTCTACTCTAGCCAAGAATGTGATGGATATGCATTTGCAGTTAGAGAACATTAAGAAAGCCCAAGCTGCTACATCAACTCATCTTGGTGGACAAATTTCATCGAATCATTTTCAGATGTCTTCCAAGATTGAAACTTTTCATTTGAATCTAATAGAGAAGATTGCTGAGGTGAATTCTAATCTTACTAAGAATCTTGATGGTTTCAATAATCAACTGGCTACAGTGCTTACATACCTTAAAACCCCAACAAGTGTTCGGGGAAGTGGTACTAGCTAGAAGAAACTGAATCTTCTAGCAGTCAAGCTCATAAGAGAGAACTACCGAAGCCGACTGATCATCCCAAGAAGCCAACAAATTCTAGTAGCTAGCACTCTAGATCTCACAAAGATTATCATTAGAGATAGTGTATCATCCCAAAAATTGAAGCACTATGTGAACAACATGGATGCAAGtaatcaaatttcttatgtattttaattaaattattttaattacattaattaaatgtggtagacatgtttaaaatatgattttctattagaatgcataaaactgtgtttgaAAAGTTATTCGAGACATAATCGAGGAATAGAGACTAGTGACCgtaaagagaaaatatttttattaaatcattattttaattatttaatatgtggtATGTTTTAatgcatattttcaaaaatggcaACTTTTAAAGTGTTTTTACGCGTCGAGTTGTATTTTAAATCAACAATCAATTTTCGATGAAAATAaagactttttgagaactcggctaatattttcacaaactttcctaaacaaaatattttaaagattatCTGATGAGCCTAATATACTAGGTTAATAGGCCTAATCAAGCTTCCAAGCTCTTTTATTTCCTTCAAACTACATGCCCATCACCTAGGATTACTAGGACTCTTCATCAACACACATCACAcgaaaatttggaagaaaagTCACTCAagtttgaagaaaaattcagcAAGCTTCTTCCTCCGTGTCTCCGTCAAGGTTCCTCGCATCGCAATTTGTTTTGCGTGCgtgaaatacgcaaaggcacgccttaatctttcttcactcatctttcacaccatattaggtgttttgatacatgattgcatgaaaaaaatgatacatttattttattttcgtttttatggcataaacatgataaaactagagttttcatattttaaaactcttgcttatgatgcacaaaggggctgtcaTGGTAGGGTTACTAGATGGGGCGTTTTTCCACGTGTTTAAGGGTCATAAGGTTCATGTTTAAGGGCTGGACAAGATAGGATAGCAATATGAGCGAAAATTTGAGTTTCTATGTGTTAGGGTTTTCGAACATGGCTTCCTAGGAGGGCACGACTCTTAGCTGCTGTTGGGATGTGTTCAAGGGTCTTAAGAGAGTCTAGTCACGGTCCTAGACGGGCTGTGCAAGGGCTGGAAGGGAAGGTTGAAGGGTGCTAGCCTTTTTGGGGTCGCGAATGGTTTGAAGTCGCGGGTTTGTAGAGGCTGGTCCACTAGAGTCATAAGGCTTCAGTCATGGTTCTAGGAAGGTGTTGTAGGGGCTGGTTGGGGCGGCCAAGGGCTAGGGACGAAATGGATTAAGGGTCGAGCAAGATAGGGTTCAGGATATTAAGTGCAGAAAATTTCAGCAAGGTTCTAGGCTTGTTCAAGGGTTGTAaatggcttgatttgggttgtatagggtatggttaggtgttaataagctataTTTATAGTttgattaagtttcgagtcaattcGGATTAAAATCGAGGCGTAggtttaagttttaaaacgaattgggaaATTAACAAAGAACTTAAGTTTaagtctaagaaatatttatgggtgtattttaaggtgttatgttaatTTTGAatggatttgggtcgtcgttttaagaTCTAAGGATAAATTAAGAAAGTTAGGGTTTAAggggaaaaatggtcattttacacctgaaaaatattagacgtcctggcagtaccttgaatgctgtaataaatgtttaaatgtatattttaaacgtttatggaattttatgatgtaaCATTAATgctaaaatacatgttgcatgtttggtttaaaagaaaaatgatttatatatggatgaatttatataagtgatggaaatatgaaagattgaaggaggtgaattgattgtgagtaatacgatgatacaatgatatgatgatacgatgatatgtaaggccaatgctcagttgatgggtgagagtgtcgctgatgtccccgccttCCGGTACTGTAGtaacacgtagatggatccatcgacctacagctaatatgaaagtcacaatcgaGGATCTGGATTCAATAAGAAGggaaacatatacgtatatgttaaaaaaaaagtaaatgatgaaagaaaaatgtataaattttacgttcatgaaaaaaaaaatttattaaaattattttcactgttgcatgtgaatgtatatgtattaattCCTATCATGCATGGTTAAGATTTGTTGaatcaatagactcactaggtgtgatcgatgtaggtgaacATGATGTTAATATTGattgaggacttgatggttgaattagttcgactgaaggtgcacacaacccgataACCATCACTAGTTTTCtataaaattatgtttatgatttaagattacgttaaagattttatgacttttgagAGATTAAGATGTTTGAAtgctttcttttggattttcaaatgaTTAGTTGGTGAGTTTATTTTAAGTGGAGCaaaatatttgtatatatatatatatatgagtacAATTCGGCCGAAGCCAAGGGTTTGGAAATTCTTTTTGtgtacattttaaagaaaaatgagtagtggacgtttcagatAGTGCCTGGAACAGTCTCTATATATTTATCACCAAAAAAGAGGAAACTGTTAGAGCATTTACGTTTGGTCAAATTAATAAGGCTACTGATCTAATGGATTAATACAGAGCCCAACATAACCGATTACCGGAGGGAAACTGATCATTCATGCGTATACAAATTTCCAAAGCAAACTGTTGAATCAGAGCTTAAATGATGTCTAAGAATAACCGATAGAGCAGTTTGCCTCAATGAATCAGGCAATCTAATCAATGGACATTTTCTAAACATCTGCTGAACATTTTTTGAAGGCAGAGCCTAGCTGATTATTGGATAGAattttgtaaaagatttttcaGTCTATTGAATGTCAGAGTCCACACAAACTACCAAAAGTGTATGAGTTTTTAGAAAGAACGATGATGTGGCATAACGACGTCTATATTAGGAAACAACTAGCATAGTTAAAAAGATCACTGTTGTAGACGATACCTATAATAGATCAATCAAGCAGTTTCTCAGCGTGCTCCTCTATTCGACTCTTTAACATTCTAAACTATCTAAGTAATTTTCTGGGATCAAGCTTTTCGAGACTCCAACCGATAAGAGCAAGAACACActtatttgtttattttgatCATTAAGGATAAGTTTGTTCGTAGAAATTTTATTGAGAAATCATTGTAATTGAGAGTAAGAAGTCTTACCGATCATTTTGTTTTAAGTTTGTGAGATAATAAGGGTTCCAGTTAGGTAGTGGTAAGTCCTGTCGAAGTGGGCAGTTGCAAACCATTGTAATTGTCAAAGTCTTTTAAGTGAAATCATTCTGTGAGCAAGAAGAAGTGACATATGAGTTATTCAAGTATCTGAACATCAATACAAATTTGTGCAACTTACATTTCAGTTATTATGTTTTTAGCTTTCATTTCATAGTCTAACTGTGTCATACTTAAGCCATTTATTGTGTTCAAATGATGTTAATGAGCTTCATTCCATATAGCGTCCAATTGCTAacgaaattttatttcattgttgCTAAGcccaatcaaaatatttttagaatttgtttacattgtttattcATCACCTCTAAATCAATTTTCGATCCTAACAAGTCCAAATGTTTCAATCATGGACATGTAAATCTttgacaattaaataaaattattatacatatttttttaaaaatatgttataTTTCCGGCGACTTTAGATGGTTAATTATATTTCTCTCTCCTGAAATTTGTcacaataacaaaaaaaatcaattatatttaaatattacacATACATCCTTTGAAGTTACGGTTAATTGCATCTATCTGCCACGAGGTTTGTCATAATAACAAAACAActcaattatatttaaatattactaTATACCTCCTTTTAAGCTTGTGAAAAGTAACCAATAAATATGATAACTTACAACATTACAGACACCCtcttatttttatatttgtCTTAAATTTAACTCTTATAAATATAAGATAAATACAAACCTAAGAATGTAAAATGTAAGATAAATACAAACTTGATGACAATGTTTGCAATTTTAGAggtttttggattttttttttttaattttcacaAACCTCAAGGGAGTAaatgtgccatttaattataattaaatttaatttttttttgttagtgTGACAAACCTCATAGGAATAGGAAGTATATAATAACAAATGGAACAATCATGGTGTGTGTGATGTGTTCTTGTTTCTCATTTTTTTAAAGGTGCTTTAGTTGTTTAATGCAagtgattttaaatatttgaagtaattatattatatgtataatttaatataattgtCGCAAGGAAacttacaatatatatatataattagttATCAAGAAGAATAATTTAGGGAAACAATCAAAATAAAAGACCAATGGTAAATAATATACAAGaaacttttttaatttttttgagaaTGAAGAATCTTTTATATGTAATAATACCGATAATTTATTTGTCTTTATCGTTTGTGTATAATTCAGTTTCttgtattttttgttttaaataatttatatataaaatttatatatatatatatatacacacatatatacagtGGAAAATTATGTGCAATCAATATTTAAGTGATTCACCAGTCTTCTCTTTTTATCATTACAAAATCCAATACAGAAGCAGTTTTAAGACAATTATGTGAGGTGTGAAGacatattatgtatttaaaataataattatttttttctctctttcatcataaatatatattttttcaaaatctaACATTCATAAATACTATCtgatttaaaatcaaaattcatattgaaaaaagaaaaatcaacAACTCTGAAGAAATATACAAGATTTGAATTAACAATGATGAAATTTAGTACCTTCCTTTTGATTGAAGACATGACCTTAATAATCTGACACATACTTAGATCTAACACATAACAAGGAAGAATAAACCcccaataataattttttttttaaaaaaattatttataaaacaGAATCAATTCACTACTAAATGCAATCAAATCAACCCCCTATACTATGCTGTACATAATATATAATTCCATTTGATTTCCTATCTTGTTCCAAACTCCTATACACATACACATTGCTGCATTTTTCTTACCTCGTCCTCACTGTGATCCAATCACCAGATGACTCAAAGCTTCTTTCAGATACATCTCTCGCCACCATTTTCTTCAACCTCTCCGAAAATGGAGTCGACCCCCCAGAGCACTCATCATCATCTGAAACATAGCCAACATCCAAAACACTTGAAGGTGAAAATGCATCTGCTTTTCTCGAAAACAAATTCCCCAGTCTCACATCAATGAATGGATGATCGAGCAATTCTTGACTTGTCCACCGTTTTCTTGGATCAGTCTGCAAGCATTTTTCCAAAAAGTCTAAACCCTCCTTGGAAAAGTCTCCTGGAAACTGAGGTACTTTATCCCCTCTTGAAATCTTGAGAATACCATCCATTGGATTTGATAGATCAACGTGCCAACCCGGTTTTCCTGTCGCCATTTCAATAACCGTGCAGCCTAAAGACCATATATCTGAAGAAAAATCCAACCCTTCATTTCTCAATACTTCAGGAGCCATCCAAAGAGGTGTCCCTCCGAGACAAGCATCCCAAGATTTCAATGAAGTCTTCACTTTTTTTTTACCATCATAAATTTTCTTGGCAGCTCCAAAATCTGCCAATTTAATGTTTCCTGATAAGCCTAACAGCACATTCTTGCATTTTAAATCCGAATGCACAATCCCATTTTCATGCAAATACTTCAAACCTCGGAGAATACCCCTCGTGTACAAACGAATAACTCTCTCATCCATCGTCCCTCCAAATATTTTTGACACATCTGATAAGCTTCCTCCAGCCATGTACTCGAGGAAAATGGTATGTTTCTTTTCACCATTTCTCCCAAAAGAGAAATCTTTTCCTATGCATTTGACAACATACGGAGAATCCAAATTATCAAGAATATTAGCCTCATTCTTAAGCGACAAAATTCCAGATTCTGATGTTGCAGATTTTGCAACAAAAAGGGATCCTGTAGCATTATCCATTGCTAAATGGACAGTACCAAATGAGCCGGATCCGATCACCTTCCCTTTCACCCACTCAATGGGCTGAAGTTGAAACGAACACCGCCATTTTCCACACATTTTTTTCTCACTTAATTGTATACAAGCACCACACAAAAATCAACACTACTTGTGTTCCAATTTCTAATTTGGGTTGCAGAAACCCATACGCATAGAGTAATTTGCAATCCTTCAAGATGCATGCAGGCGTCAAGATTTCTTGAAATCAACCAAAGTTGTgcaaacacaaaaaaaaaatcagaagtgaAACAAGATGACAGAACTCAGAAACTTCACGAAAAAGAACAGATATATGAGTGCTCTCACCTTTACTGTTAAAAGTCTGATGGGAAATCTCGAAGAAATTATCTGAAGTTTGACAGGAAAGAACGGTTTCCGTGTAATGAAAACCGCCCTTTCATGAACAAAGATTAACTACTCGTGCACCAGAGcagatcaaatatttatttgctTCTATTTTCAAGAATGACAAAGAAAATGGATATACAGTTACTATTTAAGGAATGTGAATAAATAAAGTAAGAGTGTGATTGGTGATCCAAGAATGCTGGATTTCTTGAATTGTGATTGGATAGGACAGAACTATCAGGGAATGGCTAAAAGAGGGGTGGATTAATTAGTCCAAACCCAataatgaaaatttatattGACGGTAGCACAAAATAATTTATTCCCTAGACAAAAATTGAAATCCGTACAAGGGGAAGAAGCTTTTCAATATCCTTTAATTAAAGTACATTATCAAACGTCGAAGAATTgaacaaaaatgaaaaataaaatagccCAATGTTCTAACCTTGAAGCTGACAGATTTCACATAAGAGAAATTTCCTTCGAACAAATTATAGGAACAATCTCATGGATATCTGTTTATTACATGCATTCACCATGTGCAAAAACGACAAGAATCAATAAGACTTCATCAACTAATTCTACACCCTTCTTATGAATCATTAAGCTGTAACTGCATTGCAAAAGCAATTTTCAGGCAGTCATCCTTTTACAAGTATAATCAAATATAACCTGGAAAAGACTCCTGGAATCAGCTTCATCCGGCAGTTTCAGGAGGCGTGCCACTCTGGAAAAACCAGCATGTTGTCTGACCACAGATTCTGCTTTTATATCTGGCTTCATTTCTTTCTTTGGAATCTTAGGCTGTGTTAATGCCCATTGCATAGCCCAAATAGCTAGTGGACGCATATAACAAAGAGATCTATATTGGCCATTGAGATTCCAACCTTCTGGCGTCTGGAAACCATatctgtcaaaaaaaaaattaagtcaCTGAGTACAAAAGAAATGGTGTAAGGTTGTTGAAATGCTCCGATACTTAGATATAAGGAGGAAGATGGTGATTTTTTTACTCACCCCCTGCCTTCTGTGGACCAAGCAACATCATATACACCTTTTGCAGTCTTAAATGCTGTTTCtaacatgttttcatgaatcATGCCTGCTGCAACAGCATATGTAACCCCACTCCAAATTTCCCTTGACTGCATACAACACATATCGGGTTCTCCATTTGGGAGCATCCCATTTGCTGCTCCTCGACTTCCATCATTGACCTTTAAGACATTGAAGTTATAGACCTTATTAAGTGCCGTTTTCACCTTTTCTTCATCAACAATGGGCGAAAGACCACAAGCTCGAGCATACCTACAAAATATGTTACTAATTAGAGAAGGCACGTAAGGCAACTTTCTTCCATGGCTACTTGCActgtaacaaaaaataaaagtgaAATTGTAACATGAGGAAGGATTTCAAGCAACAGACCATTGTCCAGCCAACTGATCAGCTTGAATGGATGAGCTTGTGCTGCTGCCGCTGCTATCATAGTTGAAATAAGAGCCATTCCATAATTTTTCATATACTTTCTTAGCTTTCTGAAACCTAAACCAAAAGTAATCCTCTGAACCCTTGTCTCCAACTATTTGAGCGAGTTCTGAAGCAGCTTGTAAAGCTGCCACCCATAGCCCGCCACAATATGCACTCACACCCGATACAGACCATGTATCATATGTCTGATCAGCAAACCCTTCATTTTCTATCATGCCATCCCCATCCTTATCAAACTGTTCCATGTAAGCTAATGCAACATAAACTGATGGCCATACAGCTTGTGCAAAATCTTTATTGCCGGTGGCCACCACATCTCTGTAAACTTGGAGCACAAACTTTGGATTTAAGTCTTTCCACCTATCCGTATTATGAAggttataaaaatttaattcaaaCCACGGGTCGTTCATTCCAATATCGTGAGGAACGGCTCCAAGAACCTTTCGCTCAACAGATGTCCCATCCAGCAGAAGTGACATCTTACTAGGATCATGCATCATTACAGCAGCTGCAATGTCTCGCTGTATGCTAAGTTCAAGCTTTGGGAACAACATAGCTAATGCAAATGACGCATAGAAATGAACATCATATGTGTTGCACATGTGATATTCAACCCCTTCAAGATACAAGAACTGGCCAACATTTTCCTCTCCTTTCTGAAGCAGATTTGTTCCCAAAGCAGAAGTTGTCGTTATTTCCTGGAGTAATGAGGTCATTCTTTCAAGAATGTTAATTGCCGTGTCATTTTTCTCAGATGTATTATTTCTCTTTTTACTATCCCAATTGGAACCATCAAGTGAAAACCTTCTTGATCCAAATGAAGTCAAACTATGTGTTGGTGGAGATCCATCTGGAATGGAAAGGGCAAAAAACAAAAGAATCATATCAAAGTTGCTACGCTCTACCTACCTCTGGAAAGCATCATATTTCAATTACCCGTCCAAATTGTTCCTCCTGAGTTAAGGTAGTAAAGCTCGTTGAAAAGTGTGGAAGGATACCTGCATTAGAACACCCGAAAATGCTTGAACTTTGACAGCATGTAGTCAGAttgtataataaaaaaatattaaccaTTCAGGAAAACTCTTGTCTTCAAGAACAGGTCTTTGCCAAGCATCGATTTCAGATTCCCACTGGTGATGCCctagatttttattttaaagaagTCAAAGTAAAGATTTTCAGGATGGTAAATACTAAATACAGTCTTAGAGAAGCTAGACGATAACGTTTTCTCAGTATAGAAAAATGATAATATATAGCAATCACTAGAacatttcaaagaaaaataagAGCACAATAAGATTTGAGATACTACCAACAATAGCATCATGGGCAATATTTGACGCCGCATCACTATCAGTACCATAAAATTTGGTGTAACGCCTGATATAAAGTTAAATAAGTCAGTCTGAGTGCATAATCAGTATCTTAATAACGTAAAATAAAGGAAGAAAATAATAGGTTACTGGCCAGCGATAAGTTCTTCCACCAGGAAAGTTTATCTCAGGGCAAGCCCATGTCAATGAAAATGTAACAGTTCGCACTGTTTCTGCTGGAATAGTCAGAGAGGCTGCAATAGCTGCCCCAATGTGCGAACCCGGTTCAGAAGGCTGCGACATTTCTTCAAAATGTAGGTGATCGAAAGATCCTCGCTGATTAGAACAGAACTAGGTCAAAGTTACTCAAGAATGATGATGAAATAAAATAGTGGAGCAAATAGATGAAAAGAAGATACAATATTGTGCATGAATGTAATTGTAGGTGATCGAAAGATCCTCGCTGGTTAAAACAGAACTAGGTCAAAGTTTCTCAgtgatgaaataaaaataaggGAGCAAACAGACGAAAAGAAGATATAGTATATTGCCTGAATGTAAGCACACACATAAAAAACCATCACAGAAGATTTTACATATTATTTTAAGCACGACTATGCTATCTATACACATGGCAGTGCCGAGAAAACATACAATCATTTGATGCATGGCCCAGCACCGCCTTTGTAAATATGTACCTTACCTCTTTAATTTCATGCCACATGTCCCGTGCTGTGATATCGTGGGAGTTTCCAGATATCACAAAACAAGGGCACTCGGAGACACGAACGACATCAGTCTCTTCTGCTGCAATTGCATAAGTTACTTGCGGAAGTTCATTTGAAGTCCTGTATCAATTGAACTCCATGAAACCATACATAAAAGATGCTGATCATAAAAGATACTGAGTCCTCAGGAccaaacataaacattttgaaacaccAACAAAAACATACGTATGGTGCAAGAGAACTCCACGAATGCCATCCTCTGATCTGGGAAAACAACAATCTAGGTCAAACTAGATGCATAAGTTTCTAAAAAGATTAAGCACAGGAAAGAATGATATTGTATTGATAAGCTACAACAACAGGAAGCAAATGATTTGAAGCATCACAAAACTGGTTAACTAACACTCTGCTAAAAAACAATTATCACATGTGAGTAATCCATGCACCATTacctaaattttgaattgaaatGTTGACCAGAAAGTCCAGAGTCCCCACCAACTGAATTCTAGCAGCAATTTGACAAAAAGAACCATAAAAAATTTCCCTTAAAAACAATTCAAGTATTCAACACATGGTAAATATGCGGAATGGTGTAGTCCGTATCAGTATATATAGCAAACTTTCCAAAATAGATATTCAAGAACACAAGAAAAACAACTTAGGAAAGAAAACTTACTGCCCATGTGAAGAGTAGGGTGACATCTGCTCTCGTTTTCCCCACATTAGACAACTGGATGTAATCAAAATAAACCTCTTCATATCAAGGTTAGACATCCAACTGCTCTGTGCATCTAAGCATTTATTCAGGAGAAGTGCCGACGAGGCAAGAAGTTCTGAGAAATTCTTCATACCGTAAAAGTGAAGACAGTTGCAGGGAAGCTGCTCTCCTTATAATTATGGGGGATAATGGGGGAAATTTGGCGGCATACTATTTTTAGCGCAGGATCAGGTTCACCTTCATTGAATAGAAAAGGTCAATGCCTTGGGATAAGAGTTCACAATCTTGgacataaaattgagaaaaatcagAGGTAACAAGATCACCATCATATACAGTCCAGGCTCTAGGAAACAACGCATGGTATGTCGAATTTTTCCCTCCCAGAGTCCAGTCCCAAGATCCTATCCCAGAAGATGAACTATCACTGCTtatgcaaattattaaaaaaacattaaatggTAACACAACAAGTATTCTTTGAAGATAAAAAATTCATTCCTTCAGATACTATGTGCTTACTTCAAAATTTCTGGGTGCTTTGGGCATAGCACACTAGAAAATTTTTCACCATTTGGGCGTGAAACAAATATCTGtataaatttaatcaatatGAATATAAATGTCCATGGACAAAAAAAGACACATGAAAGTACAGAAATGTAAAACTTCCTTTCGCATATGGACACTGAACATTGACTGCATAGGAATATATATAAACCGAAAGCTGATAAGCTACAATATTGACTGCAGAGTACACTTTTGATAGGAACTAAATCAGTCCACCAATTTTAGTACTTTACCCATTCCTTTTGTTACATCACACATTATTCTACCAATTTTTCCAAAATGGTAAGTGTATTTCAAACCTATTAGAGCATCAGTCTGACACAGAAAGGGTTGTTTTGTTTCCCTAATTTACACCTGTATCAGTAATTCAATAGCACCAACTTTTGCATGGACAATAAGTGCCTTGAGAGAAGGGACTATTTCATATTGTCCAAGATCAATAAGAACAGCAATATGTTTTCAATATGTTTCAAAAACTGAAAATCACACTGTTAAAACGCCAATGCATGGCACCATCTTCAGAATACAATCATATAATCCACTACCAGCATTTGAATTGCAGAAAAATAAGTCAACCGAGAAtcaaatatcataatattgtatAAAGTTACAAAATGGTGAATAAAGAGATGTATCAACGCCTTGTGAGAAGACTCATTTATCTCTTACACAAGGCCGGACGTACCATATGTTGTAAGAGTGATCAACCATTTCATGCATGACCCAAAAGAGACACATTTTCGTGCAGTTGACATGGTACTTAAATACTTGAAAGGCAATCCAGGAAAAGGAATTATGTTCAAAAAGGGTAAAAATATGGTACTTAAAACTTACACAGATGCGGATTATGCTGGATGCCTGGATCAATTGGTGACATAAGGTAGATAACAGGGTATTGCACATTCCTTGGAGAAAATCTTGTCACGTGGTGAAGTAAGAAACAAATTATTGTAGCAAGGTCAAGTGCCGAGTCAAAATTCAGAGCCATGGTTAAAGGGGTTTGTGAGTTCCTTGTTAAGGTTATCTTGGACGATCTAAAAG from the Primulina tabacum isolate GXHZ01 chromosome 8, ASM2559414v2, whole genome shotgun sequence genome contains:
- the LOC142553967 gene encoding uncharacterized protein LOC142553967 isoform X1, which gives rise to MKGPLHILSGTMSEYVSNGEGKSALHNDKVRIDPGIPSSLAWKRTLNDEERALSQFDLTLREKMSMASIAYRLWRYLREEKSRYGQVFVDPFTKRQTTSLHGVPVGGIGAGSIGRSYKGAFMRWQMFPRICEDRPVFANQFSIFVSRPNGEKFSSVLCPKHPEILNDSSSSGIGSWDWTLGGKNSTYHALFPRAWTVYDGEPDPALKIVCRQISPIIPHNYKESSFPATVFTFTLSNVGKTRADVTLLFTWANSVGGDSGLSGQHFNSKFRSEDGIRGVLLHHTTSNELPQVTYAIAAEETDVVRVSECPCFVISGNSHDITARDMWHEIKERGSFDHLHFEEMSQPSEPGSHIGAAIAASLTIPAETVRTVTFSLTWACPEINFPGGRTYRWRYTKFYGTDSDAASNIAHDAIVGHHQWESEIDAWQRPVLEDKSFPEWYPSTLFNELYYLNSGGTIWTDGSPPTHSLTSFGSRRFSLDGSNWDSKKRNNTSEKNDTAINILERMTSLLQEITTTSALGTNLLQKGEENVGQFLYLEGVEYHMCNTYDVHFYASFALAMLFPKLELSIQRDIAAAVMMHDPSKMSLLLDGTSVERKVLGAVPHDIGMNDPWFELNFYNLHNTDRWKDLNPKFVLQVYRDVVATGNKDFAQAVWPSVYVALAYMEQFDKDGDGMIENEGFADQTYDTWSVSGVSAYCGGLWVAALQAASELAQIVGDKGSEDYFWFRFQKAKKVYEKLWNGSYFNYDSSGSSTSSSIQADQLAGQWYARACGLSPIVDEEKVKTALNKVYNFNVLKVNDGSRGAANGMLPNGEPDMCCMQSREIWSGVTYAVAAGMIHENMLETAFKTAKGVYDVAWSTEGRGYGFQTPEGWNLNGQYRSLCYMRPLAIWAMQWALTQPKIPKKEMKPDIKAESVVRQHAGFSRVARLLKLPDEADSRSLFQVIFDYTCKRMTA
- the LOC142553967 gene encoding uncharacterized protein LOC142553967 isoform X2, with product MFTGTMSEYVSNGEGKSALHNDKVRIDPGIPSSLAWKRTLNDEERALSQFDLTLREKMSMASIAYRLWRYLREEKSRYGQVFVDPFTKRQTTSLHGVPVGGIGAGSIGRSYKGAFMRWQMFPRICEDRPVFANQFSIFVSRPNGEKFSSVLCPKHPEILNDSSSSGIGSWDWTLGGKNSTYHALFPRAWTVYDGEPDPALKIVCRQISPIIPHNYKESSFPATVFTFTLSNVGKTRADVTLLFTWANSVGGDSGLSGQHFNSKFRSEDGIRGVLLHHTTSNELPQVTYAIAAEETDVVRVSECPCFVISGNSHDITARDMWHEIKERGSFDHLHFEEMSQPSEPGSHIGAAIAASLTIPAETVRTVTFSLTWACPEINFPGGRTYRWRYTKFYGTDSDAASNIAHDAIVGHHQWESEIDAWQRPVLEDKSFPEWYPSTLFNELYYLNSGGTIWTDGSPPTHSLTSFGSRRFSLDGSNWDSKKRNNTSEKNDTAINILERMTSLLQEITTTSALGTNLLQKGEENVGQFLYLEGVEYHMCNTYDVHFYASFALAMLFPKLELSIQRDIAAAVMMHDPSKMSLLLDGTSVERKVLGAVPHDIGMNDPWFELNFYNLHNTDRWKDLNPKFVLQVYRDVVATGNKDFAQAVWPSVYVALAYMEQFDKDGDGMIENEGFADQTYDTWSVSGVSAYCGGLWVAALQAASELAQIVGDKGSEDYFWFRFQKAKKVYEKLWNGSYFNYDSSGSSTSSSIQADQLAGQWYARACGLSPIVDEEKVKTALNKVYNFNVLKVNDGSRGAANGMLPNGEPDMCCMQSREIWSGVTYAVAAGMIHENMLETAFKTAKGVYDVAWSTEGRGYGFQTPEGWNLNGQYRSLCYMRPLAIWAMQWALTQPKIPKKEMKPDIKAESVVRQHAGFSRVARLLKLPDEADSRSLFQVIFDYTCKRMTA
- the LOC142553967 gene encoding uncharacterized protein LOC142553967 isoform X3, translated to MSEYVSNGEGKSALHNDKVRIDPGIPSSLAWKRTLNDEERALSQFDLTLREKMSMASIAYRLWRYLREEKSRYGQVFVDPFTKRQTTSLHGVPVGGIGAGSIGRSYKGAFMRWQMFPRICEDRPVFANQFSIFVSRPNGEKFSSVLCPKHPEILNDSSSSGIGSWDWTLGGKNSTYHALFPRAWTVYDGEPDPALKIVCRQISPIIPHNYKESSFPATVFTFTLSNVGKTRADVTLLFTWANSVGGDSGLSGQHFNSKFRSEDGIRGVLLHHTTSNELPQVTYAIAAEETDVVRVSECPCFVISGNSHDITARDMWHEIKERGSFDHLHFEEMSQPSEPGSHIGAAIAASLTIPAETVRTVTFSLTWACPEINFPGGRTYRWRYTKFYGTDSDAASNIAHDAIVGHHQWESEIDAWQRPVLEDKSFPEWYPSTLFNELYYLNSGGTIWTDGSPPTHSLTSFGSRRFSLDGSNWDSKKRNNTSEKNDTAINILERMTSLLQEITTTSALGTNLLQKGEENVGQFLYLEGVEYHMCNTYDVHFYASFALAMLFPKLELSIQRDIAAAVMMHDPSKMSLLLDGTSVERKVLGAVPHDIGMNDPWFELNFYNLHNTDRWKDLNPKFVLQVYRDVVATGNKDFAQAVWPSVYVALAYMEQFDKDGDGMIENEGFADQTYDTWSVSGVSAYCGGLWVAALQAASELAQIVGDKGSEDYFWFRFQKAKKVYEKLWNGSYFNYDSSGSSTSSSIQADQLAGQWYARACGLSPIVDEEKVKTALNKVYNFNVLKVNDGSRGAANGMLPNGEPDMCCMQSREIWSGVTYAVAAGMIHENMLETAFKTAKGVYDVAWSTEGRGYGFQTPEGWNLNGQYRSLCYMRPLAIWAMQWALTQPKIPKKEMKPDIKAESVVRQHAGFSRVARLLKLPDEADSRSLFQVIFDYTCKRMTA